In a genomic window of uncultured Flavobacterium sp.:
- a CDS encoding fasciclin domain-containing protein, whose product MKTRKFLAVAILALGFGFTSFAQKTKMVGGAAMYPNKNIIENAVNSKDHTTLVAAVKAAGLVETLQGKGPFTVFAPTNEAFAKLPAGTVDTLLKPENIKTLQTILTYHVVAGKWNASDIAKAIKAGKGKATLKTVSGGSLTAWMKGKDLYISDESGNKAKVTIADVNQSNGVIHVVDTVLLPKTK is encoded by the coding sequence ATGAAAACTAGAAAATTTTTAGCAGTAGCAATTTTAGCATTAGGATTTGGATTTACATCATTTGCACAAAAAACTAAAATGGTTGGTGGAGCTGCAATGTATCCAAACAAAAATATTATTGAAAACGCCGTAAATTCAAAAGATCATACTACATTGGTTGCCGCTGTAAAAGCTGCAGGATTGGTAGAAACATTACAAGGAAAAGGGCCTTTTACAGTTTTTGCTCCAACAAATGAAGCATTTGCAAAATTACCAGCAGGAACTGTTGATACATTATTGAAACCTGAAAACATCAAAACTTTGCAAACAATTTTGACTTATCACGTTGTTGCAGGAAAATGGAATGCTTCTGATATTGCAAAAGCAATTAAAGCAGGTAAAGGAAAAGCAACTCTTAAAACTGTAAGTGGTGGTTCTTTAACAGCTTGGATGAAAGGAAAAGATCTTTACATTAGCGACGAAAGCGGAAACAAAGCAAAAGTTACAATTGCTGACGTAAACCAATCTAATGGTGTAATTCATGTAGTTGATACAGTATTGTTGCCAAAAACAAAATAA
- a CDS encoding biopolymer transporter ExbD has protein sequence MENLPKKIRSKKLSTRVDLTAMVSVSFLLIIFFMVTIELAKPKGIGLGLPDRERGCGEPIPGCYNGNRFYTVLLGENDKLITYAGLLDNPLEKPRETNYSKKGFHTDLKIVNKRILEHSAAVGKPNRGLIVFIKPSSKSNYGNLVDILNEMKLANIEAYAIVDEFTPEETKLLASN, from the coding sequence ATGGAAAATCTACCTAAGAAAATAAGAAGTAAAAAATTAAGTACAAGAGTTGATTTAACCGCAATGGTTAGCGTTTCTTTTTTGTTGATTATATTTTTTATGGTGACAATTGAGCTGGCAAAACCAAAAGGGATTGGTTTAGGTTTACCTGACAGAGAAAGAGGATGCGGTGAACCAATTCCTGGATGTTATAATGGAAATCGTTTTTACACCGTTTTATTGGGAGAAAATGATAAATTAATAACATATGCTGGTCTACTAGATAACCCGTTAGAGAAACCAAGAGAAACAAATTATAGTAAAAAAGGTTTTCATACTGACCTTAAAATAGTTAACAAAAGAATACTTGAACATTCTGCTGCTGTTGGCAAACCAAATCGAGGTTTAATTGTTTTTATAAAACCATCCAGCAAAAGTAATTACGGAAATCTGGTTGATATACTTAACGAAATGAAACTTGCAAACATCGAGGCTTATGCTATTGTAGATGAATTCACTCCGGAAGAAACAAAATTATTGGCTTCTAATTAA
- a CDS encoding biopolymer transporter ExbD produces MENLPKKIRSKKLSTRVDLTAMVSVSFLLIIFFMVTIELAKPKAVDLSLPAKDLDEKWENIITCGSDPSRTITILLDDNDKMVAYSGLLYAPIAKPKEFNYGKNGIREELSNRRKNILEYSSAMGKSSNGPIVIIKPSKKSNFKNLVDILDEMAIAKIETYAIVNDFTPEESNLLASK; encoded by the coding sequence ATGGAAAATCTACCTAAGAAAATAAGAAGTAAAAAATTAAGTACAAGAGTTGATTTAACCGCAATGGTTAGTGTTTCTTTCTTGTTAATTATATTTTTCATGGTTACTATTGAGTTGGCAAAACCGAAAGCGGTTGATTTAAGTTTGCCTGCAAAAGATCTGGATGAAAAATGGGAAAATATAATTACCTGTGGTTCAGATCCGAGTCGTACTATTACAATTTTACTTGATGATAATGATAAAATGGTCGCTTATTCCGGGCTTTTATATGCTCCAATTGCAAAACCAAAAGAGTTTAATTATGGAAAGAACGGAATTCGTGAAGAACTGTCTAATAGAAGAAAAAACATTTTGGAATATTCGTCAGCAATGGGAAAATCAAGCAATGGTCCAATTGTAATTATAAAACCAAGTAAGAAATCAAACTTTAAAAATTTGGTTGATATTTTAGATGAGATGGCAATTGCTAAAATTGAAACTTATGCAATTGTAAATGATTTTACTCCGGAAGAATCTAATCTTTTAGCTTCAAAATAA
- a CDS encoding biopolymer transporter ExbD: protein MQNLPKKVRSKKLSTRVDLTAMVSVSFLLIIFFMVTIELAKPKALILDFPDHGCCDCPPSYRHEGENRSITVMLGENNKLIYYIGLLESPIIFPKEIKYGKDGIRRELLQRKNNLLKYASKGVKPQNITVIIKPSQKSNYKNLIDILNEMEIAKISTYAIVPEFTPEESRLLASN, encoded by the coding sequence ATGCAAAATCTCCCTAAGAAAGTTAGAAGTAAAAAATTAAGTACAAGAGTTGATTTAACCGCAATGGTTAGTGTTTCTTTCTTGTTGATTATATTTTTCATGGTTACGATTGAATTAGCAAAACCTAAAGCTTTAATTTTAGATTTCCCAGATCATGGTTGTTGCGATTGTCCGCCTTCTTATCGACATGAAGGCGAAAATAGATCAATAACTGTAATGTTAGGAGAAAACAACAAATTAATATATTATATAGGGCTTTTAGAATCTCCTATCATTTTTCCCAAAGAAATAAAATACGGTAAAGACGGAATCCGAAGAGAATTATTGCAAAGAAAAAATAATCTGCTTAAATACGCTTCTAAAGGTGTAAAACCCCAAAATATAACTGTAATTATAAAACCAAGTCAGAAATCCAATTATAAAAATCTAATTGATATTCTAAACGAAATGGAAATTGCAAAAATAAGCACTTACGCAATCGTACCTGAATTCACTCCTGAAGAATCAAGATTATTAGCTTCTAATTAA
- a CDS encoding biopolymer transporter ExbD, translating into MENLPKKIRSKKLSTRVDLTAMVSVSFLLIIFFMVTIELAKPKALELNMPDNDPICGGIGCVDANRIYTLLLDDNNKIVAYSGLLSYPLENPKKVSYNSDGIHRELTRKKESILEYSTSLGKPKNGPIVIIKPSEKCNYKNLIDILEEMRITNIDTYVIVNEFTPEETKLLASK; encoded by the coding sequence ATGGAAAATCTACCGAAGAAAATAAGAAGTAAAAAATTAAGTACGAGAGTTGATCTAACCGCAATGGTTAGTGTTTCTTTCTTGTTAATTATCTTTTTTATGGTTACTATTGAGTTAGCAAAACCGAAAGCTTTAGAACTAAATATGCCTGACAATGATCCTATATGTGGTGGCATAGGTTGTGTAGATGCAAATCGCATCTATACCCTATTACTAGATGATAATAATAAAATTGTTGCGTATTCAGGTCTTTTGTCCTACCCGCTGGAAAATCCTAAAAAAGTTAGTTACAATTCAGATGGTATACATAGAGAATTAACCCGTAAAAAAGAATCAATTTTAGAATATTCAACCAGTTTAGGAAAACCGAAAAATGGTCCAATTGTCATTATAAAACCCAGCGAAAAATGCAATTATAAAAATTTAATAGATATTCTGGAAGAAATGAGAATTACAAACATTGACACTTATGTCATTGTAAACGAATTCACTCCTGAAGAAACAAAACTGTTAGCTTCTAAATAA